In a genomic window of Sutcliffiella sp. FSL R7-0096:
- a CDS encoding YycC family protein — protein sequence MRPLQISAETAQKLAKALDVPIEQVMHLPQHILIQKLVELERSEAEEKE from the coding sequence ATGCGCCCACTACAAATATCCGCCGAAACCGCTCAAAAGCTTGCTAAAGCCTTGGATGTTCCCATTGAACAAGTAATGCATCTACCACAACATATTCTCATTCAGAAGCTTGTGGAATTGGAGCGAAGTGAAGCTGAAGAAAAAGAATAA
- a CDS encoding glycerophosphodiester phosphodiesterase: protein MTKIFGHRGSAGTHPENTMISFEQAYKDGADGIELDVQLSKDGIPVVIHDEKVNRTTDGKGLVKDLSLWELKQLNAVHKFKKQYKQAEIPTLEEVLEWANKKQTIVNIELKNSIVPYAGMEEKVLDLINKYNVEHLIIFSSFNHYSLARLHTLAPEMEKAVLYMEGIYKPWEYTKWVGGNGIHPHIKAATPSIIQRAQDAGVPVRPFTVNDEKIMKRLFEEGCAGFFTDYPKIAVQLKYQN, encoded by the coding sequence ATGACGAAAATTTTTGGGCATAGAGGTTCAGCTGGTACCCATCCGGAAAATACCATGATCAGCTTCGAGCAAGCATACAAAGATGGAGCCGATGGAATAGAGCTTGATGTGCAACTTAGTAAAGATGGCATTCCGGTTGTCATTCATGATGAAAAAGTAAACAGGACGACTGATGGAAAAGGATTGGTCAAAGACTTGTCCTTGTGGGAATTGAAACAACTAAATGCAGTCCATAAATTTAAAAAACAATACAAACAAGCAGAAATACCAACTTTAGAAGAGGTTCTGGAATGGGCAAATAAAAAGCAAACGATCGTAAATATCGAGCTGAAAAATAGTATTGTCCCATATGCTGGTATGGAAGAGAAAGTGTTGGATCTGATTAATAAATATAATGTGGAGCATCTGATTATTTTTTCAAGCTTTAATCACTATAGCTTAGCGCGATTACACACACTCGCCCCGGAAATGGAAAAAGCAGTGTTGTATATGGAAGGAATTTACAAACCGTGGGAGTATACGAAATGGGTCGGAGGAAATGGTATTCATCCGCATATTAAAGCGGCTACGCCAAGTATTATTCAACGGGCACAAGATGCGGGCGTTCCTGTCCGTCCATTTACAGTCAATGATGAAAAAATTATGAAAAGATTATTTGAAGAGGGATGTGCAGGTTTTTTTACGGATTATCCAAAGATAGCTGTACAATTAAAATACCAAAATTAA